A window of Juglans regia cultivar Chandler chromosome 7, Walnut 2.0, whole genome shotgun sequence contains these coding sequences:
- the LOC109000694 gene encoding protein THYLAKOID ASSEMBLY 8, chloroplastic, with amino-acid sequence MASALHQNLTSLKLRHPPKLSPITTPRPSTYIPLRCGPRSNRGPLVKGRVLSIEAINAIQAIKRAHSSSDPTDLPNLLSKTLPRLIKSDLLATLRELLRQDRCALALHAFSAFRSEYQPDLSLYADVASALARNGMAEDIDRLICDMEKDCGGALQCDDDKGLTRLIKAVIGADRRESTVRIYGMMKQSKWSYGFEADEYVVRVLSKGLRRLGEEGLADEVKREFAKVSGANLENSRV; translated from the coding sequence ATGGCCTCCGCTCTGCACCAAAACCTCACCTCCCTCAAACTTCGCCATCCTCCAAAGCTTAGCCCTATCACCACTCCCAGACCCTCCACCTACATTCCCTTGCGTTGCGGACCACGGTCCAACCGTGGGCCCCTCGTGAAAGGTCGGGTCCTGAGCATCGAAGCCATCAACGCCATCCAAGCAATCAAGCGTGCCCACAGTTCTTCAGACCCCACCGACCTCCCAAACCTCCTCTCCAAAACCCTCCCCCGCTTGATCAAGTCCGACCTCCTCGCCACCCTACGTGAGCTCCTGCGACAAGACCGCTGCGCCCTCGCTCTCCACGCGTTCTCGGCCTTCCGATCCGAATACCAACCCGATTTATCTCTCTACGCCGACGTGGCATCGGCACTCGCCAGGAACGGGATGGCGGAAGACATCGACCGTTTGATCTGTGACATGGAGAAAGATTGCGGTGGTGCGCTCCAGTGCGATGACGACAAGGGGCTGACCAGGTTGATCAAGGCAGTGATTGGTGCTGACAGGAGGGAATCGACGGTCAGGATTTACGGGATGATGAAGCAGAGTAAGTGGAGTTACGGCTTTGAGGCGGATGAGTATGTGGTCAGGGTTTTGAGCAAAGGTTTGAGGAGGCTTGGCGAAGAGGGTTTGGCCGATGAGGTTAAAAGGGAATTTGCGAAGGTCTCCGGGGCCAATTTGGAGAATTCGAGggtttaa
- the LOC109000691 gene encoding peroxisome biogenesis protein 2-like translates to MDKEILATPSSSSSSSTASMSNTNLPPPEDAWFDPYQKLLPRWQSHSHSSYQSTIPISISRVNQVDAARLDIEMSAMLKEQLVKVFSLMKPGMLFQYEAELDAFIEFLIWRFSIWVDKPTPGIALMNLRYRDERAMETRGKVRTGLEGPGLTVAQKIWYCVATVGGQYIWARLQSFSAFRRWGDSEQRSYARRAWMLIQRIEGLHKAASFGNLLIFLYTGRYRNLIERALRARLVYGNPNMNRAVSFEYMNRQLVWNEFSEMLLLLLPLLNSLSVRNFLRPFSKDKSSSTAEDDTACPICLASPTIPFLALPCEHRYCYYCLRTRCAAVASFRCSRCSEPVTAMQRHSGVSNLIPKKDH, encoded by the exons ATGGACAAAGAAATCCTTGCAACTCCatcgtcgtcgtcgtcttctTCAACAGCTTCAATGAGTAATACGAATCTTCCACCACCTGAAGACGCTTGGTTTGACCCTTACCAGAAATTGCTTCCTCGTTGGCAGTCCCACTCTCACTCTTCTTACCAG TCAACAATTCCAATTTCAATCTCAAGAGTAAATCAAGTCGATGCAGCAAGACTCGATATAGAAATGTCAGCCATGTTGAAAGAGCAGCTGGTTAAGGTGTTCTCTTTGATGAAG CCAGGAATGTTATTTCAATATGAAGCAGAGCTTGATGCTTTCATTGAGTTTCTTATTTGGCGATTCTCAATTTGGGTAGATAAGCCTACTCCTGGAATTGCTCTAATGAATTTGAGGTATAGAGATGAACGCGCAATGGAGACAAGAGGAAAAG TTAGGACAGGTTTGGAAGGACCGGGACTCACTGTAGCTCAGAAGATTTGGTATTGTGTTGCTACTGTCGGTGGCCAATACATCTGGGCACGCTTACAGTCATTCTCTGCTTTTCGTAGATGGGGTGATTCTGAGCAG AGGTCATATGCACGGCGAGCTTGGATGTTAATACAACGTATAGAGGGATTACATAAAGCTGCCTCATTTGGCAACCTGCTCATATTTCTTTATACGGGAAG GTACAGGAATCTTATTGAAAGAGCTTTGAGAGCTAGGCTCGTCTATGGGAACCCTAATATGAACCGAGCTGTTAGCTTTGAGTACATGAACCGGCAGTTAGTGTGGAATGAGTTCTCG GAGatgctgttgctgctgcttcCTCTTCTTAACTCATTGTCTGTAAGAAACTTTCTTCGCCCATTTTCTAAAGATAAATCTTCAAGCACTGCAGAGGATGACACTGCTTGCCCCATCTGTCTGGCCAGTCCAACCATTCCGTTTCTTGCTCTCCCTTGTGAGCACAg ATACTGTTATTACTGCCTTAGGACTCGGTGTGCTGCAGTTGCTTCATTTAGATGTTCCAGATGCAGTGAGCCGGTCACTGCTATGCAGCGGCATAGTGGCGTGAGCAATTTAATCCCAAAAAAAGATCATTAA